GCCAAATCTATAAATTTAAAAGCCGTTGATCTGCCTTCAAAATCAAAATATAATCCTTCTATTATTGCAAAAGTCTTGAGCTTGATTAAAGAATATGATATTAATATTATTCATACTCATGATTTTAAATCTAACCTGATAGGACTTATCACCGCTTTACTTTATAAGAAACCACTTATTACTACTATTCATGGTCGTCTTTCTACTCCTTTTAGAGTAAGAATATACGAATCCATTGACTCTTTATTAATTAGATTTTTTGATAAGGTAGTGGTAGGATCTAATGATTTAAAAGAAAAGCTAATTAAAAAGTGGAAAATATCTCCTCAAAAGATAGAATTAATTCACAATAGCGTGGATATCCTTCGATTTAACCTTCCTCTTGATAGTGATCGAATTAAAGCTGAGTTTAAAATCAAAGAAGATGAAATAATAGTTACTACTATAGGCCAGCTCAAAAAAGAAAAAGGAGTAGAGTATTTATTAGCCGCCGTTCCTAAAGTTATAGAAAAATTTAAAGAAGTGAGATTTTTAATCTGTGGCGAAGGGGAGTATAAAGAAGAGTTAATTAAGTTAGCTGAAAAATTAAACATTACTAAAAATGTAATCTTTACTGGTTATTATGATGATTTAAGTCAA
The bacterium DNA segment above includes these coding regions:
- a CDS encoding glycosyltransferase family 4 protein; translated protein: MKKIRIIELKRSWTMAGPESLILSVAKKINKVLFDPLVITFGLPKTPSQPTLYQIAKSINLKAVDLPSKSKYNPSIIAKVLSLIKEYDINIIHTHDFKSNLIGLITALLYKKPLITTIHGRLSTPFRVRIYESIDSLLIRFFDKVVVGSNDLKEKLIKKWKISPQKIELIHNSVDILRFNLPLDSDRIKAEFKIKEDEIIVTTIGQLKKEKGVEYLLAAVPKVIEKFKEVRFLICGEGEYKEELIKLAEKLNITKNVIFTGYYDDLSQVLGVSDLFITPSLMESLPIVILEAMCAGLPIIGTKVGDIPFCINSKNGLLIKPKSSEEISKALIKLLTNKEKLKEMGKESRNLVKEKFSDEVMVKKIEGIYLSLINSRVSHGR